The Oncorhynchus tshawytscha isolate Ot180627B linkage group LG08, Otsh_v2.0, whole genome shotgun sequence genome window below encodes:
- the nme5 gene encoding nucleoside diphosphate kinase homolog 5, translating to MNLPLKRLFTSANVMDYETPKNQTHSPRIYVERTLALIKPDAIHQAEEIEDIILRSGFTILQKRKLQLSPEQCSDFYAEQYGKLFFPSLTAFMSSGPIIALALARDQAIAHWKTIIGPVNCTKARETHPECLRAKYGTSDLRNAVHGSDSFSSAEREIKFMFPNSVIEPIPMGEAAKDYLGRFVSPTLLSGLTELCKQKPVDPFTWLADWLVRNNPNKPQIFDGATGEEAA from the exons ATGAACTTGCCTCTGAAAAG ATTGTTTACAAGCGCTAACGTTATGGATTATGAAACTCCAAAGAATCAGACGCATTCTCCTCGGATTTATGTGGAGAGAACTCTCGCGTTGATCAAACCTGATGCTATACACCAAGCTGAGGAGATTGAGGACATCATTCTCCGATCTGGGTTCACAATTTTACAG AAGCGGAAGCTGCAGCTGAGTCCGGAGCAGTGCAGTGACTTCTATGCTGAGCAGTATGGGAAGCTGTTCTTTCCCAGCCTAACGGCCTTCATGAGCTCTGGACCCATCATCGCCCTGGCTCTGGCCAGAGACCAGGCTATCGCCCACTGGAAGACCATCATAGGACCTGTTAACTGCACCAAGGCCAGGGAGACTCACCCAGAATG TCTGCGAGCCAAGTACGGCACCTCTGACCTGAGGAATGCAGTGCACGGCAGCGACTCGTTCTCCTCAGCCGAGAGAGAGATCAAGTTCATGTTTCCCAACT CTGTGATCGAGCCCATCCCCAtgggagaggcagccaaagactACCTGGGCAGGTTTGTGAGCCCCACGCTGCTCAGCGGACTCACTGAGCTCTGCAAACAGAAGCCTGTCGACCCCTTT ACTTGGTTGGCAGATTGGCTGGTCAGAAATAATCCCAACAAACCTCAAATATTTGATGGGGCAACAGGGGAGGAAGCAGCATAA
- the LOC112256076 gene encoding guanine nucleotide-binding protein subunit beta-2-like 1, with amino-acid sequence MTEQMTVRGTLKGHNGWVTQIATTPQFPDMILSASRDKSIIMWKLTRDETNYGIPQRALKGHSHFVSDVVISSDGQFALSGSWDGTLRLWDLTTGTTTRRFVGHTKDVLSVAFSADNRQIVSGSRDKTIKLWNTLGVCKYTIQDESHSEWVSCVRFSPNSSNPIIVSCGWDKMVKVWNLANCKLKTNHIGHTGYLNTVTVSPDGSLCASGGKDGQAMLWDLNEGKHLYTLDSGDNINALCFSPNRYWLCAATGPSIKIWDLEGKIIVDELRQEVISTNSKAEPPQCTSLAWSADGQTLFAGYTDNLIRVWQVTIGTR; translated from the exons ATGACCGAGCAGATGACAGTAAGGGGGACCCTAAAGGGGCATAATGGTTGGGTCACCCAGATCGCCACTACCCCTCAGTTTCCTGATATGATTCTGTCTGCATCCCGAG ACAAGTCTATCATCATGTGGAAGTTGACCCGTGATGAGACCAACTATGGCATCCCCCAACGCGCCCTAAAGGGACACTCTCACTTTGTGAGTGACGTTGTCATCTCCTCGGACGGACAGTTCGCTCTGTCTGGGTCCTGGGATGGAACCCTCCGTCTGTGGGACCTCACCAC TGGTACCACCACCCGCCGCTTTGTGGGTCACACCAAGGACGTCCTGAGCGTGGCTTTCTCTGCTGACAACCGCCAGATCGTGTCTGGTTCCCGGGACAAGACCATCAAGCTGTGGAACACCCTTGGAGTCTGCAAGTACACCATCCAGGATGAGAGTCACTCTGAGTGGGTGTCCTGCGTGCGCTTCTCCCCCAACAGCAGCAACCCCATCATTGTATCCTGTGGTTGGGACAAGATGGTCAAG GTGTGGAACCTGGCCAACTGCAAGCTGAAGACTAACCACATTGGCCACACTGGCTACCTGAACACAGTGACCGTCTCTCCCGATGGCTCCCTCTGCGCTTCTGGTGGGAAG GACGGTCAGGCTATGCTGTGGGACCTCAATGAGGGCAAGCACCTGTACACCCTAGATAGTGGTGACAACATCAACGCCCTCTGCTTCAGCCCCAACCGATACTGGCTCTGCGCCGCCACCGGCCCAAGCATCAAGATCTGG GATCTGGAGGGTAAGATCATTGTGGATGAGCTAAGACAGGAGGTGATCAGCACCAACAGCAAGGCCGAGCCCCCACAGTGCACCTCTCTGGCCTGGTCTGCTGACGGACAG ACCCTGTTTGCTGGCTACACCGATAACCTGATCCGAGTGTGGCAGGTTACCATCGGAACCCGATAA